In Campylobacter sp. RM16189, the DNA window AGATGTCAATAAAAGCTTAGAATGGGCAAACGCTAGAGTATTTTTAGCCTCTGATGCTAAAAGAGTCGGGCTTATCGACGATGTAAGCGATTATTACTCGGCAAGAGAAGAGATAGAAAATCTAAGCGGTGTGGCTATGCCTGTGTGGAAAGAGAAGCATGCTTACGAAAGAGCTCTGGACGGAATTTTAAAAGATAGTGTAAATAGCGTGATAAACTCTGTTTTTATAAACTGGATCAGGTAAGTTTATCTTATTATTTTGTACCAGCCATAGTTATCGCTGCCAAAATTTGAGCTAAACAGCCTTTTTAGCCTTAAATTTGCTCTTAAATTTTGCAAGTTTTTAAACTCGCTTGATTGATAGATTAACACCCAGCTTACTCTTTCATCAAGTGAGTTTAAAAAACTCTCCCCGCCTTCAAACATCACAAGAGGAACTTTAAAAGCCTTTTCAAGACTATTTGATATCTCAACGATTCTACCACTAACATTAAAAAGCGGAATTGTTTTATCAAAATTTTGCGCCTTAGAGTAGATAAGAATATCCGGATTTTTACCGTTTTTTATCAGTCTGGTATCAAGAGTAGGGCGGTCTGTTCGCACTGTATTGCCACCTATTACAAGCAGATCTGATGCGCTTCTTAGTCTATGCATACGAGTGCGGCTTTGTTCGTTTGATATGACTCCGCCGGTGGCTACTCCATTTGCGCAAAGGGCTATTTTAAAAAAGCTGAAATTTCCATTCTGCCAAAACAAAAAAGGTTCTATAAGCTCATCGGCCCTCTCTTTTAAAACATCGAATTTAAGC includes these proteins:
- the ribD gene encoding bifunctional diaminohydroxyphosphoribosylaminopyrimidine deaminase/5-amino-6-(5-phosphoribosylamino)uracil reductase RibD, with protein sequence MNDEFYMNLALQKAWEFQILTYPNPAVGCVILDKNGAILACEAHERAGEAHAELNAVKSALFKLNPDFKFPNGPKELYEFILANHNGILKGSKAYVTLEPCSHHGKTPPCANLLKVLGFKEVIIARRDENKKASGGAEILRDGNIKLKFDVLKERADELIEPFLFWQNGNFSFFKIALCANGVATGGVISNEQSRTRMHRLRSASDLLVIGGNTVRTDRPTLDTRLIKNGKNPDILIYSKAQNFDKTIPLFNVSGRIVEISNSLEKAFKVPLVMFEGGESFLNSLDERVSWVLIYQSSEFKNLQNLRANLRLKRLFSSNFGSDNYGWYKIIR